The Gossypium arboreum isolate Shixiya-1 chromosome 4, ASM2569848v2, whole genome shotgun sequence DNA segment CAAACCTGACCCAAATTACGCTTCTCAATTTCTGAAAGCTCTACGAGATCTTCAGTAGTTACTTGTTCTACTTGAGAGCGGCAAAGAGGCATAGTAAAAGAAACATCCTAGGGAACACAACATACAATATCAATAAAGCattaaaatgaatcaaaatggCTATATAAATTGCCAGCATAGATGTCGATGACTATATTTAATAAGCTGATCGGCGCAACATCTTTTACTTCCTCAGAAAGTATTAAATAAATGACATTGGCAATATTTGATTCCTCATATATCAGTCATAACATTGGGTTGGCAACAACTTGTATCAGTTGTCACTCATTAGAAATACTAAAACCAGATACTTGCGTCTGCTTTTGTTCCTTAAACAAGCAAAAAACTGAAATAGCAACCACATGACTGGAGTTGCATACATGTTTGTAAAGTCAGAAATCAGCAAAAGTTTCTCTACAATGTTGACATTAGCAAAGCTTGCTTTTATGCATGTTATAGCTTTCCATCAATCTGCCATTTTATCTATAATACTGCAACAAAACAGTAACCCAAACCTTCTACCTCTGTACCTTAGCATCAATACTTACTAGGTTAAGAGTGAATGGTTTAGAGTGTCATTAGGTGAAGCATTTATAGACTAGAATAACCACTTTCATAAAGGGAATGCTAATAAAACACTATCTAAGAAGCAAACCACTTGCTACCCTTGTAGTTAATATCATATGGCAGTAAATATCACGAGCATGATAGCTACACAGAAAAACCTCTAAAAGGACTGTTAGAAATTATTTTCATTGTATACGGTTTTCCACATGATTCTATTGTTATTGTTATGTATCCAACATAAAACCATTTAATAGTCCATCGAGAGGCACAACTTGAATATAAGACCAAAGGAAATCCAAGAATTGATAAATACTGGATAAGACAATGTTAAGCATCCAACCTAAAACTATTTGGTAATAGGTGGAGAGGCACAACTTGAAATAAAACCACAGGTAATCCAGTACCTAAAAAATGCGGGATAAGTCCACTTAACATGATCATGATTACAAGCACTATGCAATAGCTTAACTACTTAAGAATGTCATCTTACATGCTCTTTTAGTGAAGATCTCAAACCTCTTGTTGACTGGGAGATATAAGCTTGGTATGATCTACTTCTTCCCAAACCATCAACAGAAGTGAACATTACCACAAAATGTGAAGTGCACACTGAAGAAAGTTTCCAGCAAATCATTATCATAATAGTTTTGTACTTTTAAACAAAACAATGCAAATGAGCACTGCATTCCAACATAAAACTTCACACAGAATTCAGTCATCAAAAGAAGAAAAGACAACTTGAAATAGAGGATGAAACCGAGCAGGATTTATTGGATAGGCATATCCCCGTCTTACTCttgaaaacaaataaataaataacccaGTGAGCCATAGCAAATATTAACCCCAAAAGCATATGCATGACATTGGCATGTTTTCTTTCCAACAATGTTTCAGAAGCAGCAATGAATACAATTGAACAAGATAAATACAAGCACTGCTGCACATGCATACATGGAGATGTGTATGTGCAAGACATAAAATATTAGGTGTTCTCATGTCAAGATAAAACATCAGCCTTAGGACTTGGCTGAATTATAAATATTCAAGAAGATCAGCACATGGTTGCAAATGTGTCAACGAAAGTCATAACCATGAAAAAACATTTACCATAAAAGACACTACAAGCGTTTTCCCGAAACATATAATAAAGACTCCGAAATGACTCCTCCCATGCTCCAATTCGCTTTCTTAAGAAATCCATTTCAACTGGGGAACAAGGGACAACATCAATTAGATAACTTCTGAATGGAAAGTATGAGGAACAAACATTCTGGACATGTGTGTGTTTGTTAGTCCACAAAGGAGAGAGAATTAAACTCAAAAGTTCCATTAAACAAACCTCCATCTGCTGCTGATGAGACCAATATTGACATGAGAGATGGCGGTAAGCTAGATTGAGGGTAAATCcatgaatgtaatgctttagaatttaaaatttggGAAGTCAGTCCGGTCTGTGAAGCACTGCTAATATTTTGATCTTCAGAGGAACCAGAATGGGATGTAAACTGAGGCACACCATTGTATGTACCACACGTAATTAACCTATTTAACCTGGAATTACCAAAACAGTATTAAGTTACATAAACAGGCAAAATAAGCAGTCACTTAAAAAGGAACAAGGAGGCAATACACACATATATAAAGGAACACATCTCAGGAGTGACCTTATCTCCAAGTAgagaaaatattatatatatatgaagaaaaacaaaaggcTTATTCACCAATTCACGGATGATGAGGACACCAATCGCATATAAGTTTTCAAAGTAAAATCCAGAGGAACCTTCAGGCCAGTCACATGGAATTCAGAGCAGAAGCTTCCAGTTGAAAGGTCATCAATTTTTTGAGAAGACTCAGGAGGTCTAGTTGGGAATGCTTCACAGACAGCTAGTCCTTTCAAAGCTTTATCCTACAAAATGATCAGTGGCTTATTAAGGGGAACAAACATAATTTATGTAATCAAGCTTGAAGCTGCTAAAAGCATATACCATGTCAACAGTTGCCAAGCCTGATAACTTTTGACCCCCTGATGAAAGCTCAGTAACACTAAGAAATGTACCATGGCTACATTTTTCAAGTGTAGGACGGGCACTGAGCATATCATCTTTTGGAACATCAACAGAAGCAACAGAATTCTGTGGACTGAAAGGAACAACATATAACCAATAAATCAAAGAATAACTCTACGTATTATGTGGAGGAATACTAGGATTAACAGACATACAACGAAAATTGTTGCCTTCTCTCAGCAGCAAAATTTGAAAATGCGGAGATTTTCTTTAGGCTGATAGGCTGCTGAATTGAACTATTTTCCTGATTAATGATAACACAATAGAACAAATCAATTAACCAGCAATTAATTTATGAATATTAACACTTTAGAAGCATCCAGATATGTCCATTAAATGCATTTTAAGGAAATGTAACAACCTTGGCATTTTCTTTTCCTGAAAGTTTAAACCTTGATTTCTTGGCAGGATATACTTCATCCATACGGGTGTCAATATATCTAGGGTTCCTTGGAGGATCTGTTTTCTTGAGTCCATTATCCATCTCACTAGCCAAGGGGATGGAGAAAACAAATTTCTCAGGAAGTTGCAACTTAAGATTAAAAAAGTTGTAAACAAATGTGAACTAATTGCATTACCTTGGGGCCAAAGATTTACTAACAAGCTCAGCAACATTGGTTCGCTTTAACTGTTCCCCCTGTTATGTGAATATTTCTTATTAAGCATAAAAGTAAACAACAATTCCTCTGAAAGATCAGCTAAACTGTAGTCAAAGTGCCTGCTTCTACAAGTTCAAAACTAAATGACATAAACATGTTATATCATTTGACCAAAAAATATAATAGTTAAGGTACAGATGAAAAATAAGCTAACAGGAGAAAAAAAAAGTTCAGAGAATGATGAAAAGATTAAACATCACACTTAAAGGTTCGATTTGGCAGAATTAAGAAACACTTAAATTAGTGAaccattataaaaaattaaaatatatgataaaatcaAAGAAGCCATTGAATTATTAGTGggacaaaattttagaaataaataaatGGTACAGAGAAGAGACTACCAATGAATTTATCACTTTTAAGAGTAGCACGATATCATTATCAAAACATCCTTCCCCCTAAACAATTAAAAAGAATTTTCAACCAAGTAGTAGCTTAGTTGGCACCAATGTAGATAAAGAATCCTAGAGGTGGCGAGTTGGGATGGACTTAGGTGCCTAATATCCTCCCTCCTCAGGTGAGTATAATTAGCAAAGGGTTTAGAGGGTAGTTTAGgaaatgtgaaaaaaaaaaaaaaactcaatcatAGTCCTAAGAAATAATCGAAACCAAGATAGCCAATCCGCAACAGTGCTAATATCAATTTGAGAGcagaaaagagaaagcaatactCTGAGTTCCGAAGGGGTCTTCCTTTTAACTGTTGGACCAACTTTCAGGGCATCCCCACCGATTTGCAACGAAGCAGAAGTTAACGCACCATGCGCAGCTACCTTCGCCATATTCGAAAGTCCTACAATAACCTCGACTTGTTTACCTGAAATAGCGACAACAATCACAGTTATTATGCCGTTCCTTTAAATAGAAAAAAGAAACATCGAACAGAATATGCGCAATTTCCTGCTCATAGTCAAAACCTTAGAAAACATGGTGACAATTCCAAATAGATTTCATATGAAAATCAGATTCAAATCAACGCCTTACCaattaataaatcaataaaagaGGCGAGAGGGGATATGGACATGCCCTAAGCGGACATTAATCTAGGGTTTCGAGGAAAAATTTAGCTTTGCCCCCAAATTGAACCGCTGGGGCAAAATCACGAAAAGAGGAGagaagagagagagaagagaggCTGAGAAATTGCGTTAAAGTGGAGGGAGTGAGAATTTTTTGAGTCTTTTGTATTGGTTTTTGAACAATTTGATTTCCCTCCTGCAATTGACGGCGTTATGCGGTCGTTTTGTTTAATGTGGCAGGGTGCCGTTAATTGGCACCGGATCACACGTGGTTGCCTTTGCCTATTTTCGGGTGCTGGGTTTTGGGATTTTTGCATTGCAACCTTGTTGGGTGAAGAAATCAAATCACCAAGCTCCTGGCCCAATAGTTATATGTTTTTGTAGTGAAATaatgaaatgaaaaaataaattaaccgGAAAGAGAAAATACAATAGACACACAAATAGAGAGCGACGTCGTGACGAGGAGCCATGTGACGTTATGACGATACAATGACGAAATAGGAGAGAAGCAAAAACGACATCGTGACGACACGATAGGGGATGTCATGACCTGTCATGTaattttctcgattttcttcTTCTAGTCAAATTCTGATTATTTCTTCCAATCGAACTTTGATTAGTgtagattttaaaattatttgacctataaatttagcctataaataggtcgTTTTCTACCATAGAAAGATTAACCTATAACACATCTAAGTATTAATTTTTACAAgctttcaaaaaattttgtgtttaagttttgagggtttttattTTCGAGTTTCGGAGCTTAGTTTTTATCTCTATCTTTGTACTCTCGTTTGTTTACTCATTAAGTAAAAAGTCAAAGCCTCATTTGCCCGTGGTATCACAAGTTTCAGTTTTTGGCAGTTTCAGATAATTAAGGAGATAGCTTATATGACCGAGGACAAGGGTGATGATTCGTTGCTCTTCACATAATCTAGTTAAAGGTGGAGTCATGATAAATGTCAAGCACTGTCTAATTTTGAGAAGAATCTCATCCATTTTGGTCTTTAGGACTCGAATGGTCCGTAGAGTGTTTGAAGCAAGGTTGGTTGGAGAGGGTTACAATCAAGTGGAGAAAGTTGATACTTTCTCTCATGTTTGGGTATTACTAGCCCATGTTGCACTATACAACTTTGATTTGAAGATTAAGAGTCTTTTAGTTTCCAAGTACGAGCACGATTTATACTTGGTTGACGTTCTACAAAATTCGAGTTAGACCCGTGACGGGGTATGGAAAAGGAGGTGTGATAGATACGAGTCAAGGTGGAGACTTGTGGGATGTTTCTCACATTTATCAGACGTTTTGCAGACAATTAGGAAGATGTTTGAAGATTTACCGAAGAAAAGGTAAAACAGAGGCGACATCGCAATATGAAGATAAGTGACGTTGCGACAAAA contains these protein-coding regions:
- the LOC108460620 gene encoding uncharacterized protein LOC108460620; translation: MSISPLASFIDLLIGKQVEVIVGLSNMAKVAAHGALTSASLQIGGDALKVGPTVKRKTPSELRGEQLKRTNVAELVSKSLAPSEMDNGLKKTDPPRNPRYIDTRMDEVYPAKKSRFKLSGKENAKENSSIQQPISLKKISAFSNFAAERRQQFSFPQNSVASVDVPKDDMLSARPTLEKCSHGTFLSVTELSSGGQKLSGLATVDMDKALKGLAVCEAFPTRPPESSQKIDDLSTGSFCSEFHVTGLKVPLDFTLKTYMRLVSSSSVNWLNRLITCGTYNGVPQFTSHSGSSEDQNISSASQTGLTSQILNSKALHSWIYPQSSLPPSLMSILVSSAADGVEMDFLRKRIGAWEESFRSLYYMFRENACSVFYVCTSHFVVMFTSVDGLGRSRSYQAYISQSTRGLRSSLKEHDVSFTMPLCRSQVEQVTTEDLVELSEIEKRNLGQTRRMNSFSDVDNTPQSLLAFSGNQNVHGLYDILLNYRSFLTFLNAVDVPVLYSPVPFQHAALSAPEVRCMEIKRADHGTSLSHASSTLNDGHSTPISSAGLCYSVEIKDSHIPPWIICKICALMASKGQSFEASFTTEHTSVSLNTALGVVSQIADSEVTVEDSQETAYTFGIPEAIVSPCLHSGLLKGLSYCNGSYTVSLSPV